The proteins below are encoded in one region of Oncorhynchus nerka isolate Pitt River linkage group LG15, Oner_Uvic_2.0, whole genome shotgun sequence:
- the LOC115142614 gene encoding diacylglycerol kinase epsilon-like yields MSMEGDEGNRDQSSREEWTLLFWTTLAVVMPVIITLWCSVQRSKRKIHMKDFFRKSKHGWHCTDLFNKPTYCCVCQQHILQGAFCDCCGVCADETCLRRADRSLVCKEIMAPSQADGTLEHRWVRGNVPLCSVCVVCKEQCGNQPKLCDFRCVWCQTMVHDDCKASLSDGERCELGEFRSLIIPPHYLHHVNKLRRRHPDEYSKLASACGSSWTPVLVLANTRSGNNMGEALLGEFRTILNPVQVFDLSELPPSKALQLCTLLPPGSVRVLVCGGDGTVGWVLDAIDTMKLKGQDQFIPRVMILPLGTGNDLSNSLGWGSGYAGEIPVEQVLRNVLEAEVVKMDRWKVQVASKGLYFRKPKVLSMNNYFSVGPDALMALNFHTHREKTPSFFSSRIINKAVYFMYGTKDCLVQECKDLDKRIELELDGERVALPSLEGIIVCNIGYWGGGCRLWEGMGDEPYPPTRLDDGLLEVVGVFGSFHCAQIQVKMANPVRLGQAHTVRLVLKTSRMPMQVDGEPWAQGPCTITITHKTQAFMLYHSAEQTDDDDESSTSEAESSAPHDSPKPAGPASARA; encoded by the exons ATGTCAATGGAGGGGGACGAGGGAAACCGTGACCAATCGTCACGGGAAGAGTGGACACTCCTGTTTTGGACCACTCTCGCTGTCGTAATGCCCGTGATCATTACATTGTGGTGCAGTGTCCAGCGCTCCAAACGGAAAATACACATGAAAGACTTCTTCCGCAAGAGCAAGCACGGCTGGCACTGCACCGACCTGTTCAACAAGCCCACCTACTGCTGTGTATGCCAACAACACATTCTACAAGGGGCATTCTGCGACTGCTGCGGAGTGTGCGCCGACGAGACATGCCTGCGTCGGGCCGACCGGAGCCTTGTTTGCAAAGAGATTATGGCTCCGTCCCAAGCGGATGGGACACTAGAGCACCGCTGGGTCCGGGGAAACGTCCCTCTCTGCAGTGTCTGTGTGGTCTGCAAGGAGCAATGTGGGAACCAACCGAAGCTGTGTGACTTCAG gtgtgtgtggtgtcagacaaTGGTGCACGATGACTGCAAGGCCAGCCTGTCGGACGGGGAGCGCTGTGAGCTGGGCGAGTTCCGCAGCCTCATCATCCCCCCTCACTACCTCCACCACGTCAACAAGCTCCGCCGCAGGCATCCCGATGAGTACAGCAAG CTGGCGTCTGCCTGTGGGAGCAGCTGGACTCCAGTGCTGGTCCTGGCCAACACTCGCAGTGGGAACAACATGGGGGAGGCTCTGCTTGGAGAGTTCCGCACCATCCTCAACCCTGTCCAG gtGTTTGACCTGTCGGAGCTGCCTCCCTCCAAAGCTCTGCAGCTGTGCACCCTGCTGCCTCCAGGCAGTGTTAGGGTGCTGGTGTGTGGGGGGGACGGAACCGTGGGTTGGGTGCTGGATGCCATCGACACCATGAAGCTCAAG GGCCAAGATCAGTTCATCCCCAGGGTGATGATCCTGCCCCTGGGTACAGGGAACGATCTGTCCAACTCCCTGGGCTGGGGGTCGGGCTACGCCGGGGAGATCCCTGTGGAGCAGGTGCTCCGGAACGTCCTCGAAGCAGAGGTGGTCAAGATGGACAG GTGGAAAGTTCAGGTAGCCTCAAAGGGGCTCTACTTTCGTAAGCCAAAG GTCCTGTCCATGAATAACTATTTCTCAGTGGGCCCGGATGCCCTGATGGCGCTCAACTTCCACACCCACCGCGAGAAGACCCCCTCCTTCTTCTCCAGCCGCATCATCAACAAG GCTGTATATTTCATGTATGGCACCAAAGATTGCTTAGTTCAAGAATGCAAAGACCTGGATAAGAGGATTGAG TTGGagttggatggagagagagtggccCTGCCCAGTCTGGAGGGCATCATCGTGTGTAACATTGGCTACTGGGGCGGAGGCTGTCGTCTGTGGGAGGGCATGGGGGACGAGCCCTACCCCCCTACGCG GCTGGATGACGGGCTGCTCGAGGTGGTGGGTGTGTTTGGCTCCTTCCACTGTGCTCAGATCCAAGTCAAGATGGCCAACCCGGTGCGGCTGGGCCAGGCCCACACAGTCCGG CTGGTGCTGAAGACGTCCCGGATGCCCATGCAGGTGGACGGGGAGCCGTGGGCCCAGGGCCCGtgcaccatcaccatcacccacAAGACCCAGGCCTTCATGCTCTACCACAGCGCCGAGCAGACGGACGACGACGACGAATCCAGCACCTCCGAGGCTGAAAGCTCCGCCCCCCATGACTCTCCCAAGCCAGCAGGTCCCGCCTCTGCTCGTGCCTGA
- the LOC115142612 gene encoding E3 ubiquitin/ISG15 ligase TRIM25-like, which produces MADEMFSLMSLEDELSCSICLCAFDCPVTIPCGHNFCQACLLETWKDNYSCPQCRTHFTTKPVLKKNTVLSAVVETFKMKSNKSDLPNEMGDLIKWDAVKMEPKEVVILCDTCMEAKAFKTCLTCMASFCLEHVRPHHENPVFGAHQLNEPLGDLCDRICPDHHKLMEFYCVQHGRCICGVCLQQVHKGCTFSNPDEQRALQESDLRGKLSLLDGKIDKNQTVISQMSDQQSKLKDSAASRKRALEDDYRQIRELLDRDEREALNTVDREQESGQTKLQNHIKKFNQNIVKLSAAKDGVNSLLSQTQTVAFLQASVDMPAVVAFDPYTPKVNLDSKAVAAWHAYSAVLREHLKQPVEARLQSNLKQPAERFAPLLPNFYEMGGMPPQGHPRMPRSHSPGAPLRANQKKPPQDSNRERKSDKKRDHKEWKEHKADKNSQKPPNAPRESATPVPHTPRDHPRGQSAEPRPRNREDPGQASVPPSITSAAKRNDLLRYGTVLTLDPKTAHKRIFLTENMTMASVSDEPTHYPDGPARFSVCSQVLTSKGFSRGRHYWEVKMRSNNFTGIGLAYNSIDRKGPASRLGRNAQSWCVEWFNVKLSAWHASSETVLQNPNPICVGVFLDCEEGTATFYNVQDRAYPFHTFVFQFAEAVYPAFWLFSSGSSVSLCKLQS; this is translated from the exons ATGGCCGACGAAATGTTTTCCCTCATGAGTCTCGAAGACGAACTGAGCTGTAGCATCTGCCTATGTGCTTTCGACTGTCCGGTGACAATTCCATGTGGACACAACTTTTGCCAAGCGTGTCTCCTAGAAACATGGAAAGACAACTACAGCTGTCCACAATGCCGGACCCACTTCACCACCAAACCAGTGCTGAAGAAGAACACCGTCCTCAGCGCTGTTGTGGAAACGTTCAAAATGAAGTCGAATAAAAGCGACCTCCCCAATGAGATGGGCGACTTAATCAAGTGGGATGCGGTCAAGATGGAGCCCAAAGAGGTGGTTATCTTGTGCGACACCTGTATGGAAGCCAAAGCATTCAAGACCTGCCTCACCTGTATGGCGTCATTCTGCCTTGAGCACGTGAGGCCTCATCATGAGAACCCAGTGTTTGGCGCGCATCAGCTGAACGAGCCTCTGGGCGACTTGTGCGACCGTATCTGCCCCGACCACCACAAGCTAATGGAGTTCTACTGTGTCCAACATGGCCGCTGTATCTGTGGTGTCTGTCTGCAGCAGGTGCATAAAGGCTGTACCTTCTCCAACCCTGATGAACAACGGGCACTGCAAGAG TCTGATTTGAGGGGCAAGTTGAGTCTGCTGGATGGAAAGATTGACAAGAACCAGACGGTCATCTCTCAGATGAGTGACCAGCAGAGCAAGTTGAAG GACTCTGCAGCCAGCAGGAAGAGAGCGCTAGAGGATGACTACCGCCAAATCCGGGAGCTGCTGGACCGTGACGAGCGTGAGGCTCTGAACACTGTGGACCGCGAGCAGGAGAGCGGTCAGACCAAACTCCAGAACCACATAAAGAAGTTCAACCAGAACATTGTGAAGCTTAGCGCAGCAAAAGATGGCGTCAACAGCCTGCTCAGTCAGACTCAGACCGTGGCATTCCTACAG GCCTCAGTTGACATGCCGGCAGTGGTGGCCTTTGACCCCTATACCCCGAAGGTGAACCTGGACTCTAAGGCCGTGGCAGCCTGGCATGCCTACTCTGCAGTCCTGAGGGAGCATCTGAAACAGCCTGTAGAGGCCAGACTGCAGTCAAACCTGAAACAGCC AGCTGAGAGGTTTGCTCCTCTGCTGCCAAACTTCTATGAAATGG gaggcaTGCCACCACAAGGTCATCCGAGAATGCCTAGATCCCACAGCCCAGGAGCTCCCCTCAGGGCAAACCAGAAGAAGCCTCCACAAGATTCAAACCGAGAGAGAA AGTCGGACAAGAAACGAGATCACAAGGAATGGAAAGAACATAAGGCTGACA AAAATTCACAAAAGCCACCTAATGCTCCCAGAGAGTCCGCCACTCCTGTTCCACACACACCAAGGGACCACCCCAGAGGACAATCGGCAGAACCCAGACCCAGGAACAGGGAGGACCCAG GACAAGCAAGTGTTCCCCCAAGTATCACGTCTGCAGCGAAACGAAATGACCTTCTACGAT ATGGCACCGTTCTCACCCTTGACCCCAAAACGGCCCACAAGCGCATCTTCCTGACAGAGAACATGACCATGGCCTCTGTGTCAGACGAGCCCACCCATTACCCCGATGGCCCCGCCCGCTTCTCCGTCTGCAGCCAGGTGCTCACTTCCAAGGGCTTCTCCCGCGGCCGTCATTACTGGGAGGTCAAGATGAGGAGCAACAACTTCACCGGTATCGGCCTGGCCTACAACAGCATCGACCGGAAGGGTCCGGCTAGCCGGCTGGGGCGTAACGCCCAGTCCTGGTGCGTGGAGTGGTTCAACGTCAAGCTGTCAGCCTGGCACGCCAGCAGTGAGACTGTACTGCAGAACCCGAATCCGATCTGCGTCGGCGTGTTTTTGGATTGTGAGGAGGGAACGGCCACTTTCTATAACGTTCAGGACCGGGCATACCCTTTCCATACGTTTGTGTTCCAGTTCGCCGAGGCAGTGTACCCGGCATTCTGGCTCTTCTCCAGCGGCTCGTCTGTTAGCCTGTGCAAGCTGCAGTCTTAA